CGGAAGATTCACTCCTGGAGATATTCGATAAATTTTACCGTGTACCCAATACCGCCGCAGGGGGCACAGGTCTTGGGTTATCTATCGTAAAAGGCTTTGTGGAAGCCCATGGAGGTACTATTACCGCTAAAAATGTGCCTGCAGGCGGGGCATTATTCACCCTGTTGCTGCCTGCAGAAGCCAATTACCTAAATAAGCTTAAAAATGAATAAAGCCGAAATACTGATTATAGACGATGAGCCGCAGATACGCAAACTGCTCGAGATCACCCTTGAGAGTAACGATTACAAAGTAATACAGGCGGCCACCGGTAAGGAAGGTATTGTTATGGCAGCCACCCATACCCCCGCGCTCATTATCCTTGACCTTGGCCTGCCCGATAAGAGCGGACATGAAGTGCTTAAAGAGCTACGCAGCTGGTACAGCCGCCCTGTCATTATAGTATCTGTGCAAAATAGCGAGCAGGATATTGTAAAAGCGCTTGACAACGGCGCTACCGATTACCTCACCAAGCCTTTCCGGAGCGGGGAGCTGCTGGCCAGGATGCGGTCGGCGCTCCGGCGCAACCCTAATGAAGATGCTGAACCCCTATTAGCATTTGGAACATTGGAAATTGACCTTCCGGCCCGTACTGTAAAAAAGAATGGCGCTACTGTAAAGCTCACGGCAACCGAATATAACCTTCTTTCATTGCTTGCCATCAACGAAGGGCGTGCGCTTACCCATCAGTTTATCTTAAAAGAAATATGGGGTGTAGGCTACCAGGCCGAAACGCAATACCTCCGTGTATTTGTAGCCCAGCTCCGCAAAAAGCTGGAAGACGACCCAAACAATCCAAAACATATCATTACGGAGAGCGGGATAGGCTACAGGTTTGTTTAGACGTTGATATGCTGGGTTATTTTTGTGTCATATGTGGCATCCGTTGTCATCCTATAATCAGCGTTACCCGTATCCTTTCTTTATAAAATCTTTATGTCCCTGCTCAAATCCTGATATTTCCCTTATGCATTGCGCCGGAAATTTGCATCACAAATAATTCGTTATGCAAATTACAAAAAGCACTGCCAACAAAGTTACCGCCGCCTCACTGCTGGTGGCTCTTGGCATTATTTATGGCGACATTGGCACCAGCCCGCTGTATGCCCTCAGGGCTGTAATGGGCGAAAGGCCGATTGAGCAAACCCTGGTTTACGGCGGGGTGTCGTGTATCTTCTGGACGCTCGTTTTCCAGACCACCATCAAATATATCTGGCTTACGCTAAAAGCAGATAACCACGGCGAAGGCGGTATTTTCTCGCTATATGCGCTGGTGCGCCGCTATGGCAAAAAGCTTGTTATACCTGCTATATTGGGCGCCACAACCCTGTTGGCCGACGGTATCATCACACCACCCATATCGGTAGCCTCTGCCATAGAAGGATTGGGAATGGTAAAAGGCCTTGAGACCGTGTTTACGCCGGGCGGGATGATTACTGTCATTATCGTGATCGCCATATTATCAATACTGTTTTTCTTCCAGCGCTACGGCACACAGGTTATCGGGAAGTTCTTTGGGCCCATAATGGCATTGTGGTTTACCATGCTGTTGGTATTGGGCGTAAGCCAGGTCGTGCAGCATCCCGGTGTACTCGCAGCTTTCAACCCCTATTATGCTTATAACCTGTTGGCTAATTATCCGCAGGGGTTCTGGCTGTTGGGTGCGGTATTCCTTTGTACAACCGGCGCCGAAGCGTTATACAGCGACCTGGGGCATTGCGGCATCAAAAACATCCGCATTACATGGGTTTACGTAAAAGTGTGCCTCATGGCGAGCTACATGGGCCAGGCGGCATGGCTGATGAGCCAGGGCGAAGCTACACTGCACGGACGCAACCCGTTCTTTGAGATCGTGCCGGAATGGTTCCTCCTCCCCTCGATACTTATTGCGGCATCGGCTGCCATCATTGCGTCCCAAGCCCTGATAAGCGGGTCGTTTACCCTGATAAGCGAAGCCATGAACCTGAACTTCTGGCCACGCGTTGCAACCAAACAGCCCACCGAAACCAAAGGCCAGGTGTACATTCCCAGCGTCAACACCATACTCTGGACAGGCTGTGTGCTGATGGTGGTTTATTTCGAAAAATCGGAACACATGGAAGCAGCATATGGATTTTCAATTACTATTACCATGATGATGACCACATTGCTGCTAAGTTACTTTTTATATTACCGGCTCAAATGGAAAAGGCCTTACGTTATTGGGCTGCTTATGCTTTTCGGTTCTATTGAGGTTGCCTTTTTCGTAGCCAATATCGTCAAGATCAAAGAGCGCTGGATGTTCCTTTTCTTCGAGCTGTTCATTTTCATGGTGATGTACACTTGGTACTATGCCCGCAGGGTGAAAAACCGCCTGACAAATTTTACAGACATCGGGAAATACTCCGACAGGATAGTTGAGCTGAGCGCTGATAAAGATATCCCAATGTATGCCACGCACCTCATTTACCTTACCAAAGCCAACACCCGCCACCAGGTGGAGGAAAAAATCATCCGGTCGATATTCGCTAAAAAGCCCAAACGCGCCGAAGTATACTGGTTCCTGCACCTGAACCGCACCGAAGACCCTTATACACTAAATTATGAAGTGTCTGAACTGGTAGATGACAAACTCATAAAAGTAACCATCAATATCGGGTTCAGGTTGCAGCCGAAGACAGAGCTCTACTTTAAGCAGATCGTACAGGACCTTGTGAATAATAAAGAGCTGAACCTCCACAAGCGCCCGGATGGCTCAACCAAATACAATCCTGAACCGGACTTCCAGTTTGTGATCATAGAAAAATTCCTTTCGCAGGAAAACGAATTCGCATTGCGCGAAGGCCTGCTGCTTAACGGTTATTTCTGGCTTAAGCGGATGGGGCAGAAAGATGAAAGGGCATTCGGCATCGACCGCCACGACATTACCATCGAGAAGGCACCGCTGATTTACCAACCCGCAAGCCCCTTTACACTTACACGAAAAAACGACTAACTATGAGAACGATATTTTTTGCTTTGGCCTTTATGGCAAATTTCCTGCACGCGCAGGACACGATTAAAAAAATCCCTTTTGACGGAATGGACCTGACCTGGATAAACGGGCAAAACCGCCAGAAAAATTTCCCGCTTACGCTAAAAGACAAGGACGGCGAAACAATACTTACAGGGGTTGCTTATCTCGATGGCTATTACAACTATAACTTTGCCAATCCGGCAGATAATACCCAAACGATATCCTCAACCATAGGGCGGCATAATGAGTTTACGCTCAACCTGGCGAGCATCGGGATCGAGACGAACTACAAGAATATAATAGGAAGGATATGGCTGCAAACAGGACAGATGGCCTCTATTATACAAGAC
Above is a genomic segment from Flavobacterium album containing:
- a CDS encoding response regulator, producing the protein MNKAEILIIDDEPQIRKLLEITLESNDYKVIQAATGKEGIVMAATHTPALIILDLGLPDKSGHEVLKELRSWYSRPVIIVSVQNSEQDIVKALDNGATDYLTKPFRSGELLARMRSALRRNPNEDAEPLLAFGTLEIDLPARTVKKNGATVKLTATEYNLLSLLAINEGRALTHQFILKEIWGVGYQAETQYLRVFVAQLRKKLEDDPNNPKHIITESGIGYRFV
- a CDS encoding KUP/HAK/KT family potassium transporter, producing MQITKSTANKVTAASLLVALGIIYGDIGTSPLYALRAVMGERPIEQTLVYGGVSCIFWTLVFQTTIKYIWLTLKADNHGEGGIFSLYALVRRYGKKLVIPAILGATTLLADGIITPPISVASAIEGLGMVKGLETVFTPGGMITVIIVIAILSILFFFQRYGTQVIGKFFGPIMALWFTMLLVLGVSQVVQHPGVLAAFNPYYAYNLLANYPQGFWLLGAVFLCTTGAEALYSDLGHCGIKNIRITWVYVKVCLMASYMGQAAWLMSQGEATLHGRNPFFEIVPEWFLLPSILIAASAAIIASQALISGSFTLISEAMNLNFWPRVATKQPTETKGQVYIPSVNTILWTGCVLMVVYFEKSEHMEAAYGFSITITMMMTTLLLSYFLYYRLKWKRPYVIGLLMLFGSIEVAFFVANIVKIKERWMFLFFELFIFMVMYTWYYARRVKNRLTNFTDIGKYSDRIVELSADKDIPMYATHLIYLTKANTRHQVEEKIIRSIFAKKPKRAEVYWFLHLNRTEDPYTLNYEVSELVDDKLIKVTINIGFRLQPKTELYFKQIVQDLVNNKELNLHKRPDGSTKYNPEPDFQFVIIEKFLSQENEFALREGLLLNGYFWLKRMGQKDERAFGIDRHDITIEKAPLIYQPASPFTLTRKND